A section of the Malania oleifera isolate guangnan ecotype guangnan chromosome 2, ASM2987363v1, whole genome shotgun sequence genome encodes:
- the LOC131147644 gene encoding abscisic acid 8'-hydroxylase 2: MGLTDKQLQPFFFFFFFLSSAILLSLSSPVLLVLLCSILLLLLFFLQWRHPQDKRLPPGSMGWPYIGETLKLYAQDPNSFFSNRQNRYGDIFKTHILGCPCVVISKAEAVKMVLVSGAPLFKPTYPPSKERLIGPEALFFHQGPYHSHLKKLVQASFLPSSIREMVSQIEQIALNVLPNWPITPIINTLKEMKRYALEVAIISAFGDGRDEVEVVEIKGLFLRLEKGYNSMPVDFPGTPFRRATKARKHLNELLRRLIGKRRDNGKQGGGLLGALMGRSDELSESQIADNIIGVIFAAHDTTASALTWILKYLHDDDGDVLEAVRNEQDNIRRRIVEANRGLTWDDTRSMPLTNRVIQETLRRASIVSFTFREAVEDVEMEGYFIPRGWKVLPLFRTIHHSPDFFPHPQNFDPSRFQVTLRPNTYMPFGKGVHSCPGSDLARLEILIFLHHLTTSYRWEVEGNSDEVQYGPFPVPKQGLPIKVFPISPIRN, translated from the exons ATGGGCTTAACAGACAAGCAATTGCagcctttcttcttcttcttcttcttcctatcCTCTGCCATTTTACTTTCACTTTCTTCCCCTGTTCTGCTCGTCCTACTCTGTTCCATCCTCCTGCTGCTGCTTTTCTTTCTCCAGTGGCGCCACCCCCAGGACAAACGATTGCCGCCTGGCTCCATGGGCTGGCCATATATAGGAGAGACCCTCAAGCTCTACGCTCAGGATCCCAATTCCTTCTTTTCCAACAGGCAAAATCG ATACGGGGATATATTTAAGACCCACATACTGGGATGCCCCTGCGTGGTAATCTCGAAGGCGGAAGCGGTGAAGATGGTGCTAGTGAGTGGAGCTCCTCTGTTTAAGCCGACATACCCACCGAGCAAAGAGAGATTGATAGGACCAGAGGCTCTGTTTTTCCACCAAGGACCTTATCACTCCCACCTCAAGAAGCTCGTTCAGGCCTCGTTCCTTCCTTCATCGATCAGAGAAATGGTCTCCCAAATTGAGCAAATTGCTCTCAACGTTCTACCCAATTGGCCCATCACCCCCATAATTAACACCTTGAAAGAGATGAAAAGG TATGCGCTTGAAGTGGCAATTATTTCAGCATTCGGTGACGGAAGAGACGAGGTGGAAGTGGTGGAGATTAAAGGTCTGTTTCTGCGACTGGAGAAGGGCTACAATTCCATGCCTGTAGATTTCCCAGGAACACCCTTTCGCAGAGCAACGAAG GCGAGGAAGCATCTGAATGAACTATTGAGGAGACTGATTGGGAAGAGAAGGGACAATGGGAAGCAGGGAGGAGGATTGCTGGGAGCGCTAATGGGTAGGAGTGACGAACTGAGCGAATCTCAAATTGCTGACAATATAATTGGAGTGATCTTTGCTGCCCACGATACCACTGCGTCTGCCCTCACTTGGATTCTCAAGTACCTGCATGATGACGATGGTGATGTCCTTGAAGCTGTTAGG AATGAGCAAGACAACATTCGGCGTAGAATAGTCGAAGCAAATCGCGGGCTTACATGGGATGACACGAGAAGCATGCCATTGACCAATAGG GTGATTCAGGAGACATTAAGAAGAGCAAGCATCGTGTCATTCACATTCAGAGAAGCGGTGGAAGACGTGGAAATGGAGGGGTATTTCATTCCAAGAGGCTGGAAAGTCCTGCCTCTCTTTAGAACCATTCATCACTCCCCTGACTTTTTCCCTCATCCCCAAAACTTTGACCCTTCGAGATTCCAG GTGACACTGAGACCCAATACGTACATGCCATTTGGGAAAGGAGTGCACTCCTGTCCAGGCAGTGATCTTGCTAGGCTTGAGATCCTCATATTCCTCCACCATCTCACCACCTCTtacag GTGGGAAGTTGAAGGAAACAGTGACGAGGTACAGTACGGCCCTTTTCCAGTTCCCAAACAAGGCCTACCAATCAAGGTCTTCCCCATATCACCCATCAGGAACTGA